Below is a genomic region from Paraburkholderia sp. BL23I1N1.
CGCGAGATGTTCAATGCGTTGCGCTGGATGGCTCGCGCTGGGGCTGCGTGGCGAATGCTGCCGACCAACTTCCCGCCGTGGGAACTCGTGTACCAGCAGACGCAACGATGGCTGGCGGCCGGCTGTTTCGAATGCATCGTGAGTGATCTTCGTTCAATCATCCGTGTCGCGCAGGGGCGGCGGGGGCAGCCCAGCGCGGTGATCCTTGATGGCCGTACGATGCAATCGACATGTGAGAGCGGTCCACGCGCAGGCTATGACGGCTACAAGCGCAAGCGTGGCAGCAAGGTGCATATGGCGGTCGACACGCTGGGTCAGTTGCTCGCCGTACACGTGACGCCGGCCAACGAGCAGGAGCGCGCACAGGTGACAGAGCTGGCGCGCCAGGTGCAGCAGGCAACGGGAGAAACCGTGAAAGTGGCCTTTGCCGATCAGGGTTACACGGGCGAAGCTCCTGCGCAGGCCGCGCGCGCTCAGGGAATTGATCTCCAGGTGATCAGGCTCGATGAAGCGAAAAAGGGTTTTGTGCTGTTGCCACGTCGATGGGTAGTCGAGCGCAGCTTCGGATGGCTCAACCGCTTTCGACGCCTCGCTCGCGACTACGAACGCTTGCCCGAAACACTCGCAGGTCTGCATTTTGCGTCTTCACCATGCTTATGCTTGTCCATGCAATCCCAGTACTTCGAAGTTCCTAACACCGTCTAGACGCGGTACCAGACGGTGATTGTCTGGCCATAGTCACTATCCGCATACAGCGTACTGGGCGCAGGTGTTCCAGCCGCCGACGTTGGCACGACCTCGATCGTAAAGCTTCGGTTTGGCGCATACCGGGCGGCATCTGCGATGAACGGATTCGTTGAGCCGGCATCGGGTGATATCTGGTAGTCAGTCAGCGCGACCGCCGGTGAATTGTCAGTGCGGTAACTGTTAAAGGAGATATATCGCGAATAGGCGAATTGCCCTTTCAGAAACACGCGGTCGCCTGCAGGGATCTTGAATTGGGTAGCCCAGTATTGTGTGCCGGCGTCCGGATAGGCTTCGTTGACGTCCGTCGGCGCAGTACCCACGGGCCCTTGCCACAAGCAGGTGGACATTGCATGGGATGCGGAAAAGCTGGAGGGGAGCGATTGCGCAACATCGACATTATTGCCACCGCAACCTGTCAGTAGCGCGGTGCCGAGAAGAAGCGATGCACTCAGTAGAACTGATTTTAATAATGAGGTACTGGGTAGTGATTTTTCCATGGGAGCCTGTTTCCTTATTTGTTGTACTAACTGCCGCTTTCTCCGCGTTAGCTACTAAAACGGATGCCGCCCTCGATGTAGTCGAGCAGATACCGGTCCAGCCGGTCGTTACTTCTGGTTTCCAGCGGCCAGTAAGCTTCGAGTCCGACGTCAACCACTACATTTAACGCGGTGTTGAATGCAAACAGCGCCTTGGCACCGGCCGCTTCGCGGCCGTTTTCGGGCACTGCCCGAAACACCAGATCGTTCACCCGCTCCGCCACGTTGCGCCACTCACGCGCGATGACTTCCTTTCCTCGCGGGCCGGATCCACCGATCATCCGCGCGAGAAACTGCAGACTGGCCATGCCTTCGGGCGAACTCGCGATGTGAACGACGGGACGCACGATCGCCTCCACCACGGTTGACAGCGGGAGTGGTCCGCTCATCTCAGCGTCGTTTTCGGCGGCATCCAGCAGACCGCTTACGCCGTCAAGGTACTGATTGATAGAAAGCTTGATGGCGGCTTCGACAAGCCCCCACATATCGCCGAAATAGTGATACACGGCGTTCTGACTCGTGATTCCAGCGGCCTTATTGAGCGTCCGAATCGACACCCCTTCGATGCCATGACGGGCAAACAGGAGAATCGCCTCCTGCACCAGGCGGGCTTTAGGCCCGGATTCAGGGTGAACGCGCTGCACGCGTGCGTTTTGTTCCGTCGTCATTGGCTGTTGGTAGTTGGGTGGAGGCGCATTTGGTACGTTTGTACTAATACGATCGTACCAAGAACCCGTCACTCTGACGCCAGGTAGTTTCCCGATGGCGTATTCAACCCGGATTTCAACTAAGTGTTCACGAAAATCTGATTTGAAAATCTGAGCCGAATCCGTCGAGCAGTTTTTTGACCTCGGCATCGATGGTTTCCTTGGTCCAGGTGACGAAGCCGCGCCAGTGATACTTGGCGTGCTTCCAGAGGATTTCGATGAGATTCAGTTCGGGGCTGTAGGGCGGCAGATAGAACAGCACCATGCGATGTTCGAGAAACCATCGGTCGATTGTTTCCTGATCGATGTTGTGATGGATCGAGGCGTTGTCGAGCACCACTACGGTCGTCAGACCGGGCGTGCTTTTCCGCGCGATCTGCTCAAGGAATTGCACGACATCGGGGCGTTTGATCGTGGTCTTGCTGGTGTGATACGTCAGCAGGTTGGCGCCGAAATCCAGTGCACCAAGGACGGAGCGTTTGCAGTGCGGTTGCGGGAACACACGATGCGGTTCGCCGATGGGCGACCAGCCGCGCTGCACCGGGGGCGAAGCACTGAACCCCGATTGATCGAAGTAGAACAGCTGGCACGCACCGTCGAGTGCGGCCTGCTGTAGCTTCGCGAGGGTGGAGGCCTTCACGGCGAACTCCTCGGGGCTACGCTTTTTTTGAGCGAATAGCGACCACGCTTGTAGGAAAACCCCGCTCGTTTGAGCGCAGTCGACAAGGTATCCAGGCGGCAGGGAAACTGCACACCATGAGCTTCTTCAACGCGCTGCGCAATCTGTCTGAGCGTCATCAATTCGACGCTGGCCGCCTCGATGGCGGTGGCGATCATGGCTTCAGACAACGAACGGGGACGTCCGCCTTTATGACCGACCAGCAGCCCACATATGCCGGATTCCCGCCACGCGCGCGCCCAGTTGTAGACCGACTGCCCGCTCACGCTGAGCTGCGCAGCCACTTCAGTCAGTTTGATCTTGCGGCCGAGCATCATCACGCCCGCGGCCCGGATGCGCATGTCGCGATGCTGGTGGTTCAACGACATCTGTTGCAAGGTCTTTTCCTCGGCTTCGCTCAGCTCTACAACACACTTCATCTGGACTCCGGCGCAATGGGTTCGCCGAAGTTAACAAAATTCAAACGCGTTTACCAGCAACACTTACAAAGCGACGTGATTTATTCAAGGCGAATTAATCGTAATTCAGCGTGAATTAATGGCGGGAATATTGCGCGCGATTAGTATCCGCGCGGTGAATTAATCGGTATCGTCTAATTCGAAACCGTTTTGTAATGCTTGTCCGAGCAGTCGCGCCATATGAAGTGCCATGGGCACGCTGGTTACCCCATCACCGACACAAGGTGTGTCCAGCGCGCTCGTATGACCACGAACGATAACTACGTCTGGAGCCTGAATGACTTGCCATCCGAGAGTCTTGTCCCGCCTCGCTATGACCCTTGCGCTATCGAGCACTTACGCACTTGCTGCACCGTCGACGTACAGGATGACGACGCCCATACCGCCGGAAATTACCACGCCTGACCGGGTTGAAACGCGGATTGGGCAGCTGAATTTCACCGACGGCGTGCCCTCGCCAGAGACAGCACAGAAGGTCTACGACAATCTCGACTTCATGCGCGGCGTTGAAGCGTTCCTCAATGGCATCCCCGGATGCGTCGCTTGTCGCGATTCGAGGCGGGCTGAGAGAAGCCGGCGCGGTTGGCAGCACCGTTGGCGTGTTCGAGTCCCTGATGGATTCGAAGTCCTTATTTCTGACAGCCAACACCGAAACGGTGTACTTCTGGAACTGGATGGATTTGAAAGACGGCCCCGTTGTAGTCGAAACGCCACCCAACATACTCGGTGTTGTCGACGACTTCTGGTTCCGCTATGTCACTGACCTGTGCAACGCAGGCCCGGATAAAGGAAAAGGTGGCAAATTTCTGTTCGTGCCGCCCGGCTATAAAGGTGAATTGCCAAAGAGTGGCTACTACATCGTCAAGTCGCCCACATTCGGCAACCTATTATTCGGCCGGGCGTTCATGAAGAATGGCGACCCAGGTCCCGGCGTGGCCAGCCTGAAGGCACATCTGCGCGTCTATCCACTGTCTCAGGCGAGCGCGCCTGGGCCGACCCGATTCGTCAATCTTTCCGGCCGCGTGATGAACACGGTCCACGCCAATAACATCAAGTTCTATGACGAGGTGAACCAGATCATTCAGGAGGAGCCGGCAGGCGCGTATGGTCCGGATATGACGGGGCTCTTCGCATCAATCGGTATGGAAAAAGGCAAGCCTTTTGCCCCGGACGCGAGAATGACAAAGTTACTCACCGATGCTGTCGCGGTGGGCAATGCGACAGCACGCGCGATCGACTTTTCCAGTCGCGACAAAGCGGTGCTTATCTATCCAGATCGCCATTGGAATACGCCGTTTGTCGGCGGAAGCTATGAATGGTTGAACAACGGCGCGCGCAACTTTGACGCGCGGACGATGTTCTTCTATACGGCGACGGTCGATACGCCTGCGATGGCCGTCGCCATGCCGGGTATAGGCTCGCAGTATGCCGCGGCCAATTTCGACGCGGCCGGCAAACCGTTTGACGGTGGTAAGGACTACACCCTTCATGTGTCTCCCAACGTGCCGGTCAAGGACTTCTGGTCCGTCGTGCTCTATGACACCCAGACGCGTTCCATGCTGCAAGCAGATCAGCAGTTTCCAAGCTTATCCAGCGAAAAAGGGCTCCTGAAAAATCCGGACGGTTCCGTGGACCTGTATTTCGGTCCGAAAGTGCCAGTCGGCAAAGAAAACAACTGGATTCAAACCATTCCAGGAAAAAGTTGGCTAACGATTTTCCGGCTTTATGGTCCGCTTGCTCCGTGGTTCGACAAGAGCTGGAAGCTCAACGACATCACCGAGTCTTCGTATTGAGCAAGAAAGCGGGGATAGCGAAAGATGACAAGTTGCCGCCATCGCAACATTGTTGGCCTTACTCCAACTAACGAACCGACTATCCATGAAGAAAACTGCACTGATCAGCACTTGTGTCACGGGCATTGCTCTCGCCGCCATTGGCACCGCTCAATCGCAAACCGTCGCGGAGCCGTCGGCGGGCGCGACGGTTCCCGTGACGGTCGATAATTTTGTTCGCGCGGAAACAGACATGTATGTCGTTGCGTTGGCAAAACAAGGGGGGCTGGGGAAACTGCTTCATCGCCGGGAGCCCGCGTCGATCGATCATCAGGCCGTCATCCGCCTGAATCGGGACACGCTCTATTCATCGGGTGTCTTCGATCTCGACGCCGGGCCGGTGACGATCAAGATGCCTGATCCGGGCAAGCGTTTCATGGCGATGCAGGTTATCAATGAGGATCACTACACGCCGAACGTATTCTACGGTGGGGGTACACATACCCTGACGCGAGAGAATGTCGGGACGCGTTACGTCGTCGTCGCGATACGAACGCTGGTCGATCCGAATAGCCCGGACGACATCAAGCAGGTCCACAACCTGCAGGACGCGATTACCGTCAGTCAGAAGTCACCGGGTGAGCTCGACATGCCCAACTGGGATGCCGTGAGTCAGAGGAAGATTCGCGATCCGCTGTTGGTTCTCGCTTCCACGATTCCCGATTTCAAGCGAGAGTTCGGCACCAAAGAGGAGGTCGACCCGGTACGACACCTGATCGGCACCGCGGCAGGATGGGGCGGCAACCCCGACAAGGACGCAACCTATCTCAGCTTCACGCCGGCGAAGAGCGACGCAAAGACTGTCTATCGACTTTCAGTCAAGGACGTTCCCGTGGATGCCTTCTGGTCAGTGAGCGTGTACAACGCCCAAGGGTACTTTGAGAAGAACCCGTTGAACGCGTACTCGATCAATAACACCACTGCGAAGAAAGGGAGCGACGGTGCAATTACTATGCAGTTCGGTGGTTGCAATGGACAGGTGCCCAATTGTCTGCCCGTCGTCGCCGGCTGGAATTACACCGTGCGGCTGTACCGCCCGCGCGCCGAAATCCTCAGCGGCGCGTGGACGTTTCCAGTCCCTCAGCCAGTCAACTGAACTGATGACTTGACCGAGGTTGAGGTATGCATTTCTTCAGATCTGAACTATCGGTCCGGAGCTGACGGTCTCCTCTCGCGCGCGGCGCAATCAGGCGGTAACAGCTAGAATTGCGGCTTTAGCCCGGAATACGCCAATGTCTTTTGCCTCGCTTGGCCTGATCGATCCCTTGCTGCGTAATGTGCAGGACCTCAATTACCAGACACCTACGCCGGTGCAGGTCAAGGCGATTCCTGCTGTGCTTAGTGGCAAGGACGTCTTGGCTGCGGCACAGACCGGCACTGGCAAAACGGCAGGTTTTGCGCTGCCGCTGTTGCAACGCCTGGTGCAACACGGCCCGGCGGTGTCCAGCAACCGCGCGCGTGTTCTGGTGCTGGTGCCTACGCGTGAACTGGCCGAACAAGTGCTGCAAAGCTTTATCGAATACGGCAAAGGCCTCGACTTACGATTTCTGGCTGCCTACGGCGGTGTGAGTATCAACCCGCAGATGATGAAGTTGCGCAAAGGCGTGGATGTGCTCGTTGCCACGCCGGGCCGTTTGCTGGATCTCAATCGCCAGAACGCAGTGCAGTTTGATGAAGTACAAACGCTGGTGTTGGATGAAGCCGACCGCATGCTGGATCTGGGGTTTGAGCGCGAACTCAACACCGTCTTTGCTGCCTTGCCCGCTCAACGCCAGACCCTGCTGTTCTCCGCCACGTTTACCGATGATATCCGCGTCATGGCGGCGGGCATTCTGCACGGCCCGGTCAATATCAGCGTCAGCCCGCCCAATGCCACGGCCAGCAAGATCAAGCAGTGGGTGGTGCCGGTGGATAAAAAGAACAAGCCTGACCTCTTCATGCATCTTGTGGCTGAGAACCACTGGGAGCACGCGCTGGTGTTCGTCAAAACTCGCAATGGCGTGGATTACCTGGCGGCCATGCTGGATGAAGCGGGCTATTCGGTCGACACCATCCACGGCGACAAACCGCAACCCGCGCGCCTGCGTGCGCTGGAGCGCTTCAAGACGGGCGAAGTACTGATGCTGGTAGCCACCGATGTGGCTGCGCGCGGGCTGGATATCGACGACCTGCCGCTGGTGATCAACGTTGATCTGCCGATCGTGGCGCAAGACTATGTGCACCGTATTGGCCGTACCGGCCGCGCGGGCGCCAGCGGCGTGGCGGTGTCCCTGGTGTGTGCCGATGAAGCGCCGCAACTGGCCGCGATTGAAGCGCTGATCCGGCAAACGCTGCCCCGTGAAGAAGAGCCGGGTTTTGAAGCCGAACACCGCGTGCCGCAAACTAGCGCGACGGGCGAGATCATCAAAAAGCTCAAAAAGCCTAAGAAGCCGAAAGTGCCGCAAGCCGCGCCGGGCGCCATGCAGGTGCTCGGCAATAAACCGCGCCCGCAAAGCGGCGAAAACAAACGCAAGCCTGCGGCGCAGCGCGCTGTGGCCGCGGGCAAAGGCACAAGCTTGTCCAGCGGTAGCCCATTCAGCGTGCAAAAGCCACGCAGCAAACTCGCCAGCAAGTCAGCTGCGGGGGCACGTAAGCCGGATGGCAAACCCGCTGGTGGCCGCGGCAAACGCCAACCCTGATCCGTGGGGATGAGTAACGCCGGCCCTGAAACAGGCTGGCGGTTTGCGGTCCGCTGGCAGGCAGCGGCGCAGCTTCGACACACGTCGACTCAAATAAGCAAAATTGAACTGTTGAAACCGACGACCGCATTGCTGCCGAGCTACGTTGCGGCGCTGGAGGCGGGGTGGTCACCTGACAATGTTCGCAAGGAGGCAGCCGCGCGCGAACAATTGCACGCCATCGAAATGAACGCGGATGCGTTTGTCGATGGCCTTGATGATCCGACCGCGTCGGGTGGACCGATTCCTTTGCCCGATGGCTCGACCGTGGCTCGCCTGCCAGGCATCGTTCGATGGATTTGGGACGGCGACATGTGCGGCGCGATCGGATTTCGTTGGCAAGCTGGAACTGCGGAATTGCCACCGTATGTGCTCGGCCATATCGGCTTTTCAATCGTGCCGTGGAAGCGAGGCAACGGTTACGCCAGGCAGGCGCTCAATTTAATGCTGGGCGAAGCGAGGCGACAAGGCCTGGCCTACGTGGAGCTCACCACGGATCCTGACAACATAGCCTCTCAGAAGGTCATCGCAGCTTGCGACGGTGTTCTGGTCGAGCGTTTCAGAAAGACCGCGGCGTATGGATTCGCCGAGGCTCTGCGATACCGTATTGAGCTGGAAGACTGAGGAACCTGTCGGACCCTTTTCCGCGAGTCGGCATACCCCCGTGGATTGCTGCCAATCGCTATCTGACGCATCGTCAGTCGCGAATCGGCGGTTCATCGTCCCACTAGGGAAACTAAGGCGTCTGGAAACGTTCACCTACACTACGGGAAAAATGTTGAGGTAGCATCGTCGAACTCAACAGGGGAGAAAGCGGTGTTTCGGGGAATCCACTCTCGCATAAACGCAATCGCCCCCTCTCTTGCCAGTCTGCTTCTCAGCGATCTTCTGACGATCCTGGCAGACATGGTTGGCTATATCACGCTCCCTTGGTGGATTGTTCATCAGGGCGGCGCGCATGACCTTGCGATCTACAGCGTAAGCATTGCCATCACCACGATTTTTGCAATGCCGCTGCTGTCGCCGCTAGGGGATCGATACGCGAAGAGACCGCAGATTGTATGGGGTGTCTGCGCGTTAATGGTCGTCGCCTTTACCCTCGCTACGCTCGCCTCGCTGTCCGACTACCGACTGATGCTCATCATCTGCATAGGCGTCGTCACCGTTATGGCGAAAGCGTTCATCGATCCGGCCAGCTCCACCATTTCGGCTGAACTTGTTCCGGCGAATCGTTTGGCAGAAGCGCTTCGTCTTCGTAAATCGACGCAAGCGCTTGGCCGTGCCTTAGGACCTGCCTTGGCTGGCGCGACACTGGCCTTGGGCGGTATCGCTGCAACATTCTGGATGAACGGTGTTCTGCTTGGCGTCGCTGCCTACGTGACTTTGCAGCTTCCATCCCAGTCTCGGCACCGTGAACACCAGCGCGGTTTAACCCGTTGGTGGGAAGATCTGCGCGCCGGACTGCATGCCAAATGGATCGTTCCACTGGAGCGCGGCTGGACACTTGTCAACTTCCTCGTCTGGATATTTCAGGGCCCTGCAGTCGGCATGCTGATCCCGCTCAAAGTTCAATCACTCGGGCTGTCGGGTCTCTGGCTAGGTGGTTGCGAAGCGGCCTTATCCATAGGTTTGCTACTCGGCAGCTTTCGTGGTTCTGACGCCCTCGTCAGTCGGTTCGGCCGGTTCAATGTCCGCGTAGGGGCCGCTATGTGCGAAGGGCTGGCGCTTGCTGCTTCGGGCTGGGCCCATTCACCCATCGTTCTCGTATTGGCGCTGACATGTGTGGGTTTCGCCAATGCGTCGATGGGACTCGTTGGCGCGACTCATCGTTCACTGGCTATCCCGCAGAATTTTCGCGTGCGCATTCTCGCTGCCAGCATGATGACCACGCAGATTGCCGGCATTGTTGGACCGATGATCGCTGGCGCGGCGCTCACGCATTGGGCGGTGAGCAAGGTCTATACAGGCTTCGGCCTTGCCACCTGTCTGCTCGCTTTCGGTTTCGTCCTGATACCGCGATCGCGCGAATTCTTTGCGCTCAATCACGACGAGGTGAAAGATTGGTTTCGTCACGAACATCCCGATGCATTCAAAGCACCTACAGTGCCCGAATCGAGACAAATTACGTAGATCGCAATTCGACAGGAAGTCGGGGAACGCCGCGCGTCTATGAGCGGATTGGTCTCAACCCGTGACACGAATGAGGGACGACTCAATGCTTATTCGCCGGCCTGGACTGACTTGATCAGATTGTTCCTCAGCGCCACGATCGCCTTCTGCACTTTGACGAACTCGTCTGGCGTGAGCCCAGTCGCCCCAGAGAGACTCATAGGCAGGGCTTTTTCGCGCAGCCGTCGACCGTTTTTCGTGAGACTGACTCGCACCTGACGCTCGTCTTCGGGATTGCGCTGCCTCTCCAGATAACCCATCACCTCGAGCTTCTTCAGCATCGGCGTGAGCGTGTTGGATTCAAGAAACAGCTTCTCGCCCAGACCGCTGACGGTCTGGTTGTCTTCCTCCCAAAGCGCAACGATCGTGATGTATTGCGTGTAAGTGAGTCCAAGCTCCTCGAGCATCGGCTTGTATGCCTTGCCGAATGCCAGGTTCGCGGAGTAGATCGCAAAGCAAAGGTAGTCCGAGAGCGGCGCGACTGCAGCGGGCGCTTGGTTCGTCGTTTTCATCTGTATCCTCTTTGGCTAAAGCACGATGTTCCGCAAGACAAACACAGCGTGATATATCGCATGCGATTATATCGCAATATAACGAACGTCGGACCACTGCCGCGTGACTGAACATTGCTTCCGTCCTCCTTAGTAAATAGACCACGACCCATCCGAAGCTGTGGCCGTCGCGCATAACGAGCGACGATGCGCGACGGCCCAGCGACGGATGGATGCACGGTCTAGTGGCGTGCGAAGAGGTTATCGCGCGGCGTCACGGCGACATGGCTCCCCGCTTGGGACTGTCCGGAGACTGCTCCGCCATACGCCTCTTTCGAGCCCGTTACGTCGTCGCGTTCGGCGGCGACGGTTCGCGCGCTCTGACCGCTTTGCGACGCCGGTGCGCCAACCGATGGCTTGTAGAAGGGGGCCGGTCCATAGCCGCTGGCGAACGCCGGTGCGGTGAAGGACGCCGAAACTGCGACGAGCAGTGCAACGATGAGTTTGGTCTTCATGATAGGAATTCCTTCAAAAGAAATTTAGCTAGACGCGTGTGCTTTATCCGATCACGCCGTGACGATGTTCGTGCCGATCTCGATGTTGCCGCGCACAGACTTCGAGTACGGGCAGATCGTATGGGTCAGGTGCGCGATTTGCTCGACGACTTCCTTGTCCAGATCTGGCACGCGGATGGTGAACTGGGCGCCGAGGAACCACGCGGGACCGGTTTGCCCAACGTTTATCTGAATGTCCACGGAATAGTCGGACGGCAGCTTGACCTTCTTCAGCGAGGCCGCGA
It encodes:
- a CDS encoding IS630 family transposase, coding for MKASTLAKLQQAALDGACQLFYFDQSGFSASPPVQRGWSPIGEPHRVFPQPHCKRSVLGALDFGANLLTYHTSKTTIKRPDVVQFLEQIARKSTPGLTTVVVLDNASIHHNIDQETIDRWFLEHRMVLFYLPPYSPELNLIEILWKHAKYHWRGFVTWTKETIDAEVKKLLDGFGSDFQIRFS
- a CDS encoding MFS transporter, with amino-acid sequence MFRGIHSRINAIAPSLASLLLSDLLTILADMVGYITLPWWIVHQGGAHDLAIYSVSIAITTIFAMPLLSPLGDRYAKRPQIVWGVCALMVVAFTLATLASLSDYRLMLIICIGVVTVMAKAFIDPASSTISAELVPANRLAEALRLRKSTQALGRALGPALAGATLALGGIAATFWMNGVLLGVAAYVTLQLPSQSRHREHQRGLTRWWEDLRAGLHAKWIVPLERGWTLVNFLVWIFQGPAVGMLIPLKVQSLGLSGLWLGGCEAALSIGLLLGSFRGSDALVSRFGRFNVRVGAAMCEGLALAASGWAHSPIVLVLALTCVGFANASMGLVGATHRSLAIPQNFRVRILAASMMTTQIAGIVGPMIAGAALTHWAVSKVYTGFGLATCLLAFGFVLIPRSREFFALNHDEVKDWFRHEHPDAFKAPTVPESRQIT
- a CDS encoding MarR family winged helix-turn-helix transcriptional regulator, yielding MKTTNQAPAAVAPLSDYLCFAIYSANLAFGKAYKPMLEELGLTYTQYITIVALWEEDNQTVSGLGEKLFLESNTLTPMLKKLEVMGYLERQRNPEDERQVRVSLTKNGRRLREKALPMSLSGATGLTPDEFVKVQKAIVALRNNLIKSVQAGE
- a CDS encoding OsmC family protein, which encodes MEKIEKVLASGNSHATVNRDPSLQRGQFGVFDLKLTAPGLESLEFVATEPHPTAEKLFAGAWSACYTTVFGIAASLKKVKLPSDYSVDIQINVGQTGPAWFLGAQFTIRVPDLDKEVVEQIAHLTHTICPYSKSVRGNIEIGTNIVTA
- a CDS encoding DUF1254 domain-containing protein, coding for MASPDASLVAIRGGLREAGAVGSTVGVFESLMDSKSLFLTANTETVYFWNWMDLKDGPVVVETPPNILGVVDDFWFRYVTDLCNAGPDKGKGGKFLFVPPGYKGELPKSGYYIVKSPTFGNLLFGRAFMKNGDPGPGVASLKAHLRVYPLSQASAPGPTRFVNLSGRVMNTVHANNIKFYDEVNQIIQEEPAGAYGPDMTGLFASIGMEKGKPFAPDARMTKLLTDAVAVGNATARAIDFSSRDKAVLIYPDRHWNTPFVGGSYEWLNNGARNFDARTMFFYTATVDTPAMAVAMPGIGSQYAAANFDAAGKPFDGGKDYTLHVSPNVPVKDFWSVVLYDTQTRSMLQADQQFPSLSSEKGLLKNPDGSVDLYFGPKVPVGKENNWIQTIPGKSWLTIFRLYGPLAPWFDKSWKLNDITESSY
- a CDS encoding DUF1254 domain-containing protein — its product is MKKTALISTCVTGIALAAIGTAQSQTVAEPSAGATVPVTVDNFVRAETDMYVVALAKQGGLGKLLHRREPASIDHQAVIRLNRDTLYSSGVFDLDAGPVTIKMPDPGKRFMAMQVINEDHYTPNVFYGGGTHTLTRENVGTRYVVVAIRTLVDPNSPDDIKQVHNLQDAITVSQKSPGELDMPNWDAVSQRKIRDPLLVLASTIPDFKREFGTKEEVDPVRHLIGTAAGWGGNPDKDATYLSFTPAKSDAKTVYRLSVKDVPVDAFWSVSVYNAQGYFEKNPLNAYSINNTTAKKGSDGAITMQFGGCNGQVPNCLPVVAGWNYTVRLYRPRAEILSGAWTFPVPQPVN
- a CDS encoding TetR/AcrR family transcriptional regulator, which translates into the protein MPRSKNCSTDSAQIFKSDFREHLVEIRVEYAIGKLPGVRVTGSWYDRISTNVPNAPPPNYQQPMTTEQNARVQRVHPESGPKARLVQEAILLFARHGIEGVSIRTLNKAAGITSQNAVYHYFGDMWGLVEAAIKLSINQYLDGVSGLLDAAENDAEMSGPLPLSTVVEAIVRPVVHIASSPEGMASLQFLARMIGGSGPRGKEVIAREWRNVAERVNDLVFRAVPENGREAAGAKALFAFNTALNVVVDVGLEAYWPLETRSNDRLDRYLLDYIEGGIRFSS
- a CDS encoding IS5 family transposase, whose product is MTREKRKAYPTDVSDEEWSFVAAYLMLMDESAPQRKYELREMFNALRWMARAGAAWRMLPTNFPPWELVYQQTQRWLAAGCFECIVSDLRSIIRVAQGRRGQPSAVILDGRTMQSTCESGPRAGYDGYKRKRGSKVHMAVDTLGQLLAVHVTPANEQERAQVTELARQVQQATGETVKVAFADQGYTGEAPAQAARAQGIDLQVIRLDEAKKGFVLLPRRWVVERSFGWLNRFRRLARDYERLPETLAGLHFASSPCLCLSMQSQYFEVPNTV
- a CDS encoding GNAT family N-acetyltransferase — its product is MSNAGPETGWRFAVRWQAAAQLRHTSTQISKIELLKPTTALLPSYVAALEAGWSPDNVRKEAAAREQLHAIEMNADAFVDGLDDPTASGGPIPLPDGSTVARLPGIVRWIWDGDMCGAIGFRWQAGTAELPPYVLGHIGFSIVPWKRGNGYARQALNLMLGEARRQGLAYVELTTDPDNIASQKVIAACDGVLVERFRKTAAYGFAEALRYRIELED
- a CDS encoding DEAD/DEAH box helicase, coding for MSFASLGLIDPLLRNVQDLNYQTPTPVQVKAIPAVLSGKDVLAAAQTGTGKTAGFALPLLQRLVQHGPAVSSNRARVLVLVPTRELAEQVLQSFIEYGKGLDLRFLAAYGGVSINPQMMKLRKGVDVLVATPGRLLDLNRQNAVQFDEVQTLVLDEADRMLDLGFERELNTVFAALPAQRQTLLFSATFTDDIRVMAAGILHGPVNISVSPPNATASKIKQWVVPVDKKNKPDLFMHLVAENHWEHALVFVKTRNGVDYLAAMLDEAGYSVDTIHGDKPQPARLRALERFKTGEVLMLVATDVAARGLDIDDLPLVINVDLPIVAQDYVHRIGRTGRAGASGVAVSLVCADEAPQLAAIEALIRQTLPREEEPGFEAEHRVPQTSATGEIIKKLKKPKKPKVPQAAPGAMQVLGNKPRPQSGENKRKPAAQRAVAAGKGTSLSSGSPFSVQKPRSKLASKSAAGARKPDGKPAGGRGKRQP
- a CDS encoding helix-turn-helix domain-containing protein, giving the protein MKCVVELSEAEEKTLQQMSLNHQHRDMRIRAAGVMMLGRKIKLTEVAAQLSVSGQSVYNWARAWRESGICGLLVGHKGGRPRSLSEAMIATAIEAASVELMTLRQIAQRVEEAHGVQFPCRLDTLSTALKRAGFSYKRGRYSLKKSVAPRSSP